From one Rhineura floridana isolate rRhiFlo1 chromosome 4, rRhiFlo1.hap2, whole genome shotgun sequence genomic stretch:
- the FAM177B gene encoding protein FAM177B isoform X2 — translation MEDSQGILKDEENSGKQPGDKSSKENKTPRRIIYFASGESMEEYSTEEEDTEENNHAPLLDTVGLSWGSSLQFWILRVAATAFFTCEFLGGKLATLFGLTEPKYQYAIDEYYRTQEKESESDEDGEEMLEMEGAVAPNEKLHLERQRLGYGSTESKETSAFPQEISFANVNELEEGHLPDPK, via the exons ATGGAAGATAGCCAAGGCATTCTAAAG GATGAAGAAAATAGTGGCAAACAGCCAGGAGACAAAAGTTCAAAGGAAAATAAAACTCCACGGAGGATTATTTATTTTGCAAGTGGTGAATCTATGGAAGAATACAGTACAGAGGAAGAAGATACAGAGGAGAACAACCATGCACCGCTTCTTGACACT GTTGGCCTCTCCTGGGGTAGTTCCCTGCAATTTTGGATACTTAGAGTTGCAGCGACAGCTTTTTTTA CTTGTGAATTTCTTGGTGGGAAGTTAGCCACACTCTTTGGACTCACTGAACCCAAATATCAGTATGCAATAGACGAATACTACAGGACACAGGAAAAG GAAAGTGAAAGTGACGAAGATGGTGAAGAGATGCtggagatggaaggggctgttgcaCCAAATGAAAAACTGCACCTAGAGAGGCAGCGCTTAGGGTATGGGTCCACTGAGTCTAAAGAGACATCTGCATTTCCTCAGGAAATCAGTTTTGCAAATGTCAATGAACTTGAAGAAGGTCACCTGCCTGATCCAAAATGA
- the FAM177B gene encoding protein FAM177B isoform X1 yields MEDSQGILKVDSVNYHLFGEQDEENSGKQPGDKSSKENKTPRRIIYFASGESMEEYSTEEEDTEENNHAPLLDTVGLSWGSSLQFWILRVAATAFFTCEFLGGKLATLFGLTEPKYQYAIDEYYRTQEKESESDEDGEEMLEMEGAVAPNEKLHLERQRLGYGSTESKETSAFPQEISFANVNELEEGHLPDPK; encoded by the exons ATGGAAGATAGCCAAGGCATTCTAAAG GTTGACTCAGTGAATTACCATCTTTTTGGTGAGCAGGATGAAGAAAATAGTGGCAAACAGCCAGGAGACAAAAGTTCAAAGGAAAATAAAACTCCACGGAGGATTATTTATTTTGCAAGTGGTGAATCTATGGAAGAATACAGTACAGAGGAAGAAGATACAGAGGAGAACAACCATGCACCGCTTCTTGACACT GTTGGCCTCTCCTGGGGTAGTTCCCTGCAATTTTGGATACTTAGAGTTGCAGCGACAGCTTTTTTTA CTTGTGAATTTCTTGGTGGGAAGTTAGCCACACTCTTTGGACTCACTGAACCCAAATATCAGTATGCAATAGACGAATACTACAGGACACAGGAAAAG GAAAGTGAAAGTGACGAAGATGGTGAAGAGATGCtggagatggaaggggctgttgcaCCAAATGAAAAACTGCACCTAGAGAGGCAGCGCTTAGGGTATGGGTCCACTGAGTCTAAAGAGACATCTGCATTTCCTCAGGAAATCAGTTTTGCAAATGTCAATGAACTTGAAGAAGGTCACCTGCCTGATCCAAAATGA
- the FAM177B gene encoding protein FAM177B isoform X3, translated as MEDSQGILKVDSVNYHLFGEQDEENSGKQPGDKSSKENKTPRRIIYFASGESMEEYSTEEEDTEENNHAPLLDTVGLSWGSSLQFWILRVAATAFFTCEFLGGKLATLFGLTEPKYQYAIDEYYRTQEKAFLQRIQSKMTCSPCHLEKLFVG; from the exons ATGGAAGATAGCCAAGGCATTCTAAAG GTTGACTCAGTGAATTACCATCTTTTTGGTGAGCAGGATGAAGAAAATAGTGGCAAACAGCCAGGAGACAAAAGTTCAAAGGAAAATAAAACTCCACGGAGGATTATTTATTTTGCAAGTGGTGAATCTATGGAAGAATACAGTACAGAGGAAGAAGATACAGAGGAGAACAACCATGCACCGCTTCTTGACACT GTTGGCCTCTCCTGGGGTAGTTCCCTGCAATTTTGGATACTTAGAGTTGCAGCGACAGCTTTTTTTA CTTGTGAATTTCTTGGTGGGAAGTTAGCCACACTCTTTGGACTCACTGAACCCAAATATCAGTATGCAATAGACGAATACTACAGGACACAGGAAAAG GCATTTCTTCAGAGAATTCAGAGTAAAATGACCTGCTCACCTTGCCATCTTGAGAAACTGTTTGTTGGCTGA